The following coding sequences are from one Roseburia hominis A2-183 window:
- a CDS encoding 3'-5' exoribonuclease YhaM family protein — MKYIESLREGERINEIYLCKVKQSALTKAGKPYDNLILQDKTGTLDAKIWEPGSVGIDEFDSLDYIAVMGDITSFQGNLQLNVKRVRKVQEGEYDPKDYLPVSKKDIDGMYTELLGLIASVKHPYLRKLLESFFVEDKDFEKRFKFHSAAKSVHHGFVGGLLEHTLSVTKNCDYFAATYPILNRDLIVSAAIFHDIGKLEELSTFPENDYTDEGQLLGHIMIGAEMVGERIRTIPGFPKGTANELKHCILAHHGELEYGSPKKPALAEALALSFADNIDAKMETIREIFASVPENNLEWQGYNRLLESNIRRSGRES, encoded by the coding sequence ATGAAGTATATTGAGAGCCTGCGTGAGGGCGAGAGAATCAACGAAATCTATTTGTGCAAGGTAAAGCAGTCAGCGCTGACAAAGGCGGGAAAGCCTTATGATAATCTGATCCTGCAGGATAAGACCGGTACACTGGACGCCAAGATCTGGGAGCCGGGCTCGGTTGGAATCGATGAGTTTGATTCGTTAGACTACATCGCAGTCATGGGAGACATCACAAGTTTTCAGGGAAATCTCCAGCTCAACGTAAAGCGTGTGCGCAAGGTGCAGGAAGGGGAATACGATCCGAAAGATTATCTGCCGGTATCCAAAAAGGACATCGACGGGATGTATACAGAGCTTCTCGGACTGATTGCTTCCGTGAAGCACCCGTATTTAAGAAAGCTTCTGGAGAGCTTTTTTGTCGAGGATAAGGATTTTGAAAAACGGTTCAAGTTTCATTCCGCAGCGAAGAGCGTGCATCACGGATTTGTGGGCGGACTGCTGGAGCATACGCTCTCTGTGACGAAGAACTGTGATTATTTTGCGGCAACCTATCCGATATTAAACCGCGATCTGATCGTGTCTGCGGCAATTTTTCATGATATCGGAAAGCTGGAGGAACTCTCGACGTTCCCGGAGAACGATTACACGGATGAGGGACAGCTTTTAGGACACATCATGATCGGCGCCGAGATGGTCGGAGAGCGGATCCGCACGATTCCGGGATTCCCGAAGGGAACCGCCAATGAGTTGAAGCACTGCATTTTAGCTCACCACGGAGAACTGGAATACGGTTCGCCGAAGAAACCGGCACTTGCGGAGGCACTGGCACTCAGTTTTGCGGACAATATTGACGCCAAGATGGAGACAATACGGGAGATTTTTGCAAGTGTTCCGGAGAACAATCTGGAGTGGCAGGGATATAACCGCCTGCTGGAGAGCAATATCCGCAGATCAGGAAGAGAGTCATAG